A stretch of DNA from Candidatus Omnitrophota bacterium:
CGCTTGCCCGCTCCATGATGAAAACAGGCGGAGTGATAGTGAATGTCGCCTCCATCATAGGGCAGATGGGTAACGCCGGCCAGGCGAATTATGCCGCTTCAAAGGGCGGTATAATAGCCCTGACGAAAACGATAGCGAAAGAGTTCGCTTCCAGAGGTGTGAGAGCCAACGCCGTCGCGCCCGGTTTCATAAGCACGGCTATGACGGACAAGCTCACGGAAGAGGTGAAGGGCAAAATGCTTGAAGCCATACCTCTGAGAAGGCTGGGAAGGCCCGAAGATGTGGCCAATCTGGTGAGTTTTTTGTGTTCGGATGAATCCGCTTACATAACCGGCCAGGTCGTCAGAATAGACGGCGGCATGGTGATGTGAAAGGAATAAGCGATTTGAAATTCAGGATAGTTTTAAGGAGGTTTTGATGTCAGAACAGAATGTTGAAGAGAAAGTAAAAGCGATTATCGCGGAAAGATTGAGAGCGGATATGGATAAAATTACGCCCGAGGCGAATTTTATCAATGACCTTGGCGCCGATTCGCTGGATCAGGTTGAGCTCGTGATGGCCCTTGAGGACGAATTCGGCCTTGAAATAGCCGATGATGAGGCTCAGAAGCTCGACACCGTCGGAAAAGCAATAGAATACGTTAAATCCAAAGTTTCCTAAGAAGGAATATTTTAATTCCGCTCCGGCGCGGCGTCCTCGTCCGCCGTCTAAGGCGTGGCGAAGATCTGTTGGCAGGTTTTTCTAAGAGGTTAAGGGCGTGAAAAAAACCGAGTTAGAAAAAATCAGCGGCATTGTGGGTTTTGAGCCGGATGACACCAAGCTCTTCTCAAAAGCTTTTACGCATAAAACATTAGCGTTTCAGAAGGGCCTGCTCGATATGTCCAATGAGAGGCTTGAGTTCCTGGGCGATTCTGTTCTCAATCTCTACATATCCATAAGGCTTTTTGAGATATTCCCCGACGCCGCCGAGGGGGCGCTGACAAGGATGCGTTCCTATCTTGTTAACACGAGGCGACTGGCGAAATTATCCAGGGAGCTGGGCCTGCATGAAATACTCAAAGTGGGGGAATCTTTTGAGGGCGACCCCGCTGAACAGACATCTATTCTCGCCGACACTTTTGAGGCGCTCCTAGGGGCGGTCTATATAAACAAAGGCTGGGAAGCGTCGGGCGCTTTCATAGAAAAATATTTTGACATAGAAAAAGCGTCCGCCAAACTTGATTCAAAAAGCAAACTGCAGCAGATAGTGCAGAAAGAATCGGGTATTCTCCCTCAATACACTGTTGTGAAAGAGGAAGGCCTTCCGCATAAAAAACATTTCGTTGTGGAAGTGGAGTTCAACGGCGCTGTGCGCGGCTCAGGGGAAGGATCCAACAAGAAAAACGCCCAGGAATGCGCGGCGAAAGACGCGCTCTCAAAGATGGGCGACACCGATGACCGGAAGTAGCGAGGATTGATACGAGAAATGGAAAAAGTTGAAAAAGCTCTTGAATTCCGCGATGTCGGAAAAATTTACAGACGGAATCATTTTTTTAAAACGGCTGAAACCGCGGCCCTGAAGGATTTCTCTCTTGATGTGAACAAAGGCGAGATATTCTGCCTTCTCGGGCTCAACGGGGCGGGGAAAACAACGGCGGTGAAACTTGCCCTGAACCTTATCTTCCCTGATTCGGGCGATATAAA
This window harbors:
- the rnc gene encoding ribonuclease III, which encodes MKKTELEKISGIVGFEPDDTKLFSKAFTHKTLAFQKGLLDMSNERLEFLGDSVLNLYISIRLFEIFPDAAEGALTRMRSYLVNTRRLAKLSRELGLHEILKVGESFEGDPAEQTSILADTFEALLGAVYINKGWEASGAFIEKYFDIEKASAKLDSKSKLQQIVQKESGILPQYTVVKEEGLPHKKHFVVEVEFNGAVRGSGEGSNKKNAQECAAKDALSKMGDTDDRK
- the acpP gene encoding acyl carrier protein; this encodes MSEQNVEEKVKAIIAERLRADMDKITPEANFINDLGADSLDQVELVMALEDEFGLEIADDEAQKLDTVGKAIEYVKSKVS
- the fabG gene encoding 3-oxoacyl-[acyl-carrier-protein] reductase, producing the protein MKFDNKVALVTGSAQGIGFSIAEKLAAEGALVVIADIAEEASIAACEKLKNAGFKSDHIAMDVSDFNQVAEKMKILVEKHARIDILVNNAGITRDGLLLRMSEKDWDMVLDINLKSVFNCTKALARSMMKTGGVIVNVASIIGQMGNAGQANYAASKGGIIALTKTIAKEFASRGVRANAVAPGFISTAMTDKLTEEVKGKMLEAIPLRRLGRPEDVANLVSFLCSDESAYITGQVVRIDGGMVM